The DNA sequence ACGGTTATCTTTCTGGTGTTGCTGCAGTTGACGCAGGCCATCGGCGCCGGAGGCTTGGTGATGCCGGAGCTGGCCGCGTGGATGCCGGGGGCGCTATTCACGGCCATCGGCACCTTTCTCCTGGTCAAGGTCCGCACCTAAGGTGCATTCTCGCGTGGTCCCATAGCGTGGCTGGTCGTCCCACCGAGCAGTTTCCGATCGTGCAGCGCTCCGGGCTGCGGGCGTTCCGTGGCGTCGGCCGCGGGACGCTGGCGTTGTTCGGTGGCATCGGGGCGCGCGTGCTGTTCGCGCGCGAGCTGTGGCGGGCGCTCAAGGAGTGGCGCACGTGGAGTCGCGAGGTCATCCACCAGATGCGCGCCATCGGCGTGGACTCGCTGCCGCTGGCCATCATGGTCGCGGCGTTCATCGGCGGCGTCATCACCATCCAGATCCGCTACCAGCTGTTCCCGGGCATCCAGCTGAGCATCGTCGGCCTGAGCTCGCGGCAGATCGTCATCCTCGAGACGGGTCCGCTGCTCACCGGCTTGGTGCTGGCCGGGCGCGTCGGTGCGAAAATGACCGCCGAGATCGCCACGATGCGCGTCACGGAGCAGATCGACGCGCTGGAGACGCTGGCCTTCGACCCCGTGGCCTACCTGATCATCCCGCGGCTCATCGCGGCGATCATCATGCTGCCGATCCTCACGGTGTTTGCCGACGTCTTCGGCGTGCTGAGCGGTCTCATGGCGGCGGTGACGATCACGGACGTGAAGTACGCGCAGTTCATGGAAGGCGTGCGCCTCGGCTATGAGCAGTTCCAGGTGACCTAT is a window from the Pseudogemmatithrix spongiicola genome containing:
- a CDS encoding MlaE family ABC transporter permease; translated protein: MAGRPTEQFPIVQRSGLRAFRGVGRGTLALFGGIGARVLFARELWRALKEWRTWSREVIHQMRAIGVDSLPLAIMVAAFIGGVITIQIRYQLFPGIQLSIVGLSSRQIVILETGPLLTGLVLAGRVGAKMTAEIATMRVTEQIDALETLAFDPVAYLIIPRLIAAIIMLPILTVFADVFGVLSGLMAAVTITDVKYAQFMEGVRLGYEQFQVTYSLIKATLFGGAIAYLCTYEGYTTRGGAEGVGQSTAKAVVVSSIAILILDAITAILLAPYLQA